A window of Candidatus Ozemobacteraceae bacterium genomic DNA:
GCGGCGTAGGGACGTTGTAGAGCCGCTCGAGCTGGTTTCGCAGTCGCCGCTCCTGGTCGTACATCCTGCGCTTTTCCGCGTCGGCGGGCGCCGTGCGCAGCTCGTCCCCGGTCGCGCCCCAACGATACTCGATCGCGTGGTACGGGTCGAACGAGAGGTCGAACAGCCGCTCGAGAACCTGGTGAAATGTCAGGGTCACGGGGTTGCCGGCCGAATTTTCGTATGTCACCGTCAGTTTTGGGCTGAGCGAGTCGTACAGCGACAGGAGTTCGGCCGCGAGCCGGTCAGCGGAACCGGCATACTCGATCGCCGGGTCTCGACGGGCCGCCATCTGGAGCATCCGCTCGGTCTGGGAATAGAAATCCTGGAATGCCACCTTCAGGCGGGCGTCGCGGGACGGCGTCGAGAAGGATTCCCATTCTCCGTCCGTTCCGTAGATATTCCACGGAAGCGAGCCCGGATGTGGCTTGCGATGAATGCCTGCCTGGATGCAGAGATCGACTGCCAGCGCCCGGTACCGGATATCCTCGTGGATGTCCTCCATCATGGCCCTGAAATCCTCGAACGGCCGCACCCGGCCCCCTCGCGAACTCAATCGCGCCCGAACGTAGTCGAAATACGAGAGGCCGTTCATTCCCTGAAACTCGTATGAGCCGCGATACTGGTCGTCGGCTGAATAGTCCTTGATATTGTGATTCGCGAGCCGGTGAATCTGGCCGTCGCTGCCGTACCAGATCGGCCGCCATTTGCGGAACCCACCCCCCTGGGACTGGCCGCCGAGCGCGAACTTGCCTCCGAACCACGGCCGCGAGACGCTCCGGTCGGGGTGCGCGTCGATCAGCCGCACGCGCCCGTCCTCCGTCACCTTGTAAACGAGCGCCACGTGGCCGTTCGGGTCGTAATACACCGTTCCCGGCCGGATCGTGTCGGGGCCGATCCTGACCGGGTAGGTGTCGCCGGTTTCGACCTCGGGCGCCATTCTATAGTATCCGGAATTGACCAGTGTGACGTAGCCGAACAACTTCTGGGGCGTGGAAAACGCATCCTGGTCCTTGAAGCATTTCGGCCGGTTGCCGTGGCTGTACCGCTCGTCGCCGCGGCTCTGTTTCGTGATCTCGCACACGTATCCGAAGGGCAGGCGCAGCTTGTAGGCGACGTAGGCCCGTACGAGATACGGAAAATCGGCGCAGTCGGGCGACAGGTTGAACTTCTGGTCCTCGCTGCCGTACAGCGGATTCAGCCTGCTGTCGCGGATGAACCGGTTCAGGTTCGGGTGGCCCGACTCGCCGAGCCGCGCCACGAAATCACTGTAGACCTGCTCGTCCTGGTCGGTCCATCGCGTCGCGTTGAGGGCCCAGGCGCCGGCGTCGGCGATGGCGGGCGCGAAGAACCAGCAGACGCACGCAAGCAGCAGCGTCAAAGCCGCGAAGACCGGCCGACGCCCGCTTCCATGTCCTGATGTCATTCTTGCTCCGCCGCGCGGAAATGGCATGCGAACTCCTCGGTGACCCCCTATCGGCAGGTTTCCCGGTTTTCTTTCGCATCCGCGAAACTGGACGAAGTTCGACGTTCAGCCGACAAAGATGGAGAACGAGACAAGGGGAAGACTGCTATGGGAATCGTGGGAATCGCTTTCCGAAAACATGCGGCGTGTCGCCGATGTCTGCTTGCGACGGCACTGCTGACGATTGGTGCTGCAGCTTTTCTGACGACGTTCGATATCCCCGCCGCCGGGGCGGCGGTGGAGAGCGGGGCGGCGATTCCTGCTCCCCTGTCCGATCCGGCGGTGTGCGGCTATTTCAGGCTCAGAGAAGGCTTTGAGCGGCTCGTGAAGGACGGAGCCGATCCGGACCAGGTCGCTTCGACCGCCGCGAACGCTCCCGAACGGGTCTTTTTCGATGCATTCGAGGCGGCGGCCCGCGCCCGGGATCAGGTGCGGGCAAACGCCCGCGGCGAATCGGCGAAATCATCGAACATGAAACGTTCGCGGACGGGAACCGAAACGTCTCGGGCGATGCTCGGAGTCATCAGGGCCTTCTCTGCCGCGCGCGCATTCATGCCGGACGATCTGTTCGTCTTCGTTCGCGGTCCCGGCGAGTATGCCGCCCTGGTGACCGGGAACGTCACGCCGCAGGCCTGGGAAAATCTGTTCGATGCCTCGGCCAGAATGCCCCGCGCGGCGGGATTCACCGTGAACGCCGCCGGAGGGGACGTCGGGGCCGACCGCCCGATTCTGCACGTCGGGCCCGGCTATCTGCTCCTGGCGCCCGCAGGCCTTGAAGGAAACCTCCTCGATGCGCTTCAGGCAGGCGCGACGCTCGACGACGACAAGTGGAAGACGTTCCGGAAGATGGTCGGTCTCAAACCCGTTGCAGCACTCGAAGCCGACATGGAAGGCTTTCTGGAGCGACGTCGTGATACTGGAGCCGAAGAAGCGCTGCTGCCCTTCCCCTACGACAGAATACAGGTGCTGCGGCTCCTCCTCGATGCCCGCGTCATCAAGGCCCAGCTGTATGCGCCGGACGAACAGGCCCGCACCCTGCTCCGCCAGGCGGCGGGAGGCATTGCGCAGGGGATCAGGGCCGCGACGGCCGGTTCCCTGTTCGCGGACGCTTTCGGGACGATCGCCGAATCGATCCAGCAGACGAGCGTGTTCATCGAAGGCCGCGGTCTCGACCGAAACGCGTCGCTGGCCGGCGTTTCCACGCTCGGCGTTCTGGCTCAGCTGTTCAGGAGCGCGCTTCCCGGGCCCGTCGCTCAGTAGCGCGTCACTCGAACCGCAGGGCCTCGATCGGGTCGAGCTGGGAAGCTTTCCAGGCCGGATACAGGCCGAAGAAGATGCCGACGGCGGCTGAGAACGTCACGGCGATGATCATCGCCGGGATCGAAACATACACCTGCCACTCGGTGAACCGTGAGATGATGCTGGTCAGGCCCATGCCGAGCAGGATTCCCAGCAGGCCTCCGACGCACGAGAGCGTCACCGACTCGACGAGAAACTGGGTCAGGATGTCGCTGGCCCGGGCCCCGATCGCCATGCGGATGCCGATCTCGCGAGTGCGTTCGGTGACCGAGACGAGCATGATGTTCATGATGCCGATGCCGCCGACCACCAGCGAAACCGAGGCGATCGCGCCGAGCAGCAGGGTGATGATGCCGAGCGTGGAGCCGGCCATTGCCGCGATATCGGCCTGAGTGCGGATCTGGAAGTCGTCGTCCTGGTTGTCCGTGAGGCGGTGACGGCGCCGGAGGACGTTCGCGATCTCCTCCTTGGCCTCATCGACCGCGTCGTCGCTCACGGCGGATGCCATGATCATGTTTATATGGCTGATTCCCATCATGCGACGCTTCACCGTCTCCAGCGGCGCCAGGGCGACGTCGTCCTGATCCTGGCCAGGGCCGCTCTGGCCGCGCTCCTCGAGAACGCCCACGACCTCGAACGGCATCTTCTTGATCCGGATGATCCGGCCGATGGGATTGATCGAGCCGAACAGGTTGTCGGCGACGACCTTGCCCAGGACGCAGACTTTCGCGCCGTTGCGGACCTCCTGTTCCGTGAAATATCTGCCGGCGGTGACTTTTGAAGCGCGGATGTCGAGGTAATCGATGCCGACGCCCATTACCTGGGTCGACCAGTTCTGGTTGGCATACACCATCGGGCCGCTGGTCCGCACGACCGCCGAGACCATGCTGATCGAGGGGCAGTCGGCCGCGAGCGCGTCCGCATCGCCCTCCGTCAGGGTCGTCATGGTGCCCATGCCCATGCGCGCCCCCCCCGACGAGGAGCTGCCGGGCATGATCATGATCAGGCTGGTGCCCATCTTGGAAATCTCGTTCTGCACCGATGCGTAGGCACCCTGGCCGACCCCGACCATCGTCACGACAGAACCGACGCCGATGATGATGCCGAGCGCCGTGAGAAACGAGCGCATCTTGTTGCGCGCGATGCTGATCAGGGCAAGGCGGACGACGCCCCAGAGGTTCATGGAAGATTCGCTCCTTCGCGCTCTTCGATGACCGGCGGCTCGGTCTCATCGGCGAAGCCGTTCTGCTCGAGCGGCGGCAGGGCGGCCAGTTCGGCCGTCGCATCGAGCTGGCTCTCGACCGGGGCGTCGCTGGAGATCAGACCGTCCTTCACGCGCACGTTTCGCGTTGCATACCGGGCGATATCCGGCTCGTGCGTGATCAGCACGATCGTGATGCCCTGCTGGTTCAGGCCCTGGAAGATAGCCATGATTTCGACGCTCGATCGCGAGTCGAGATTTCCCGTCGGCTCGTCGGCGAGAATGACGGCCGGGGTGTTGACGAGGGCCCGTGCGATCGCAACGCGCTGCTGCTGGCCGCCCGACAACTGGCTCGACGTATGGTGCTCCCGGCCGGTCAGCCCGACCGAGGCGAGGGCGGCCAGGGCCCGCTCCCGACGCTCCTCAGGCTGCACGTTGGCATACACCATCGGCATCTCGACGTTTTCGAGGGCGCTCGTGCGGGCAAGCAGATTGAACCCCTGGAACACGAAGCCGATCTGCCGGTTGCGCACCGTGGCGAGCTGGTTTTTCGACAGGTGCGAGACCTCGACGCCGTTGATTCGGTAGGTGCCGTGGGTTGGCCGGTCGAGGCAACCGAGAATGTTCATCAGCGTCGACTTGCCGGAACCCGATGCGCCCATGATCGCCACGAACTCGCCGCGACGCACGGTAAGATCGACGCCGCGCAGCGCCCTGACCGTGACGCCTTCCATGAAATACGTCTTGTGAACGCCGGAAATCTCGAGCAGGGGCGGCTCGGCCCCGGTCGAACCGGAAGCGTTCGTCGTGATCGCCTGGCTCATCCGCTGCCCGTCAATGAATCCGGATGCCGGC
This region includes:
- a CDS encoding ABC transporter permease, with the protein product MNLWGVVRLALISIARNKMRSFLTALGIIIGVGSVVTMVGVGQGAYASVQNEISKMGTSLIMIMPGSSSSGGARMGMGTMTTLTEGDADALAADCPSISMVSAVVRTSGPMVYANQNWSTQVMGVGIDYLDIRASKVTAGRYFTEQEVRNGAKVCVLGKVVADNLFGSINPIGRIIRIKKMPFEVVGVLEERGQSGPGQDQDDVALAPLETVKRRMMGISHINMIMASAVSDDAVDEAKEEIANVLRRRHRLTDNQDDDFQIRTQADIAAMAGSTLGIITLLLGAIASVSLVVGGIGIMNIMLVSVTERTREIGIRMAIGARASDILTQFLVESVTLSCVGGLLGILLGMGLTSIISRFTEWQVYVSIPAMIIAVTFSAAVGIFFGLYPAWKASQLDPIEALRFE
- a CDS encoding ABC transporter ATP-binding protein encodes the protein MSQAITTNASGSTGAEPPLLEISGVHKTYFMEGVTVRALRGVDLTVRRGEFVAIMGASGSGKSTLMNILGCLDRPTHGTYRINGVEVSHLSKNQLATVRNRQIGFVFQGFNLLARTSALENVEMPMVYANVQPEERRERALAALASVGLTGREHHTSSQLSGGQQQRVAIARALVNTPAVILADEPTGNLDSRSSVEIMAIFQGLNQQGITIVLITHEPDIARYATRNVRVKDGLISSDAPVESQLDATAELAALPPLEQNGFADETEPPVIEEREGANLP